From Candidatus Rokuibacteriota bacterium, a single genomic window includes:
- a CDS encoding branched-chain amino acid ABC transporter substrate-binding protein encodes MSSEESEQRDTTKDEEEKAMKRGTAPQSFGIWLLLMMVSFSFASLPAAAQAPVTDPVGVVKLAKGEPLTIAYWFVVAGPDASLGIDTRRGVEIAIEDKGGKVLGHPIKLIGEDSGCNAEGGVTAATKLAANPAIVAAIGSNCSSEAVPGAPILWRAGIVTVSPSNTAPKLTAPDRGPTFDGYVRTAHNDKVQGRVAAEFVRKVLKVSKAATIHDGSPYAEGLAGVFAETFKKLGGTITSQEAIAPTDTDMRPVLTKIGAGKPALIYYPIFIAAGGHVTRQAKEVAGVGKVKLMGADGMFSPDFMKAAGDAAVGMYHSSPDLSPEALGPAYKTFVDKHQKKYGEKPLSAFHPHAYDAALMVFAAIEKVAKKDAAGNTYIGRKALRDALYATKGFKGLTGTLTCDKYGDCADPKIAVYQTESADPAKWEPGKNPRKIYP; translated from the coding sequence ATGTCCAGCGAGGAGTCGGAACAAAGAGACACGACAAAAGATGAGGAGGAGAAAGCTATGAAACGCGGAACCGCTCCGCAGTCTTTCGGGATTTGGTTGCTCCTCATGATGGTGTCTTTCTCTTTCGCGTCCCTCCCCGCCGCTGCCCAGGCGCCGGTCACCGACCCCGTTGGCGTGGTGAAGCTTGCCAAGGGCGAGCCCCTGACCATTGCGTACTGGTTCGTGGTGGCCGGACCCGATGCCAGCCTGGGCATCGACACCCGGCGGGGCGTCGAAATCGCCATCGAGGACAAAGGCGGCAAGGTCCTGGGCCATCCCATCAAGCTGATCGGTGAGGACTCGGGCTGTAACGCCGAGGGGGGCGTGACTGCGGCAACCAAGCTGGCCGCAAACCCAGCGATCGTGGCAGCGATCGGTTCCAACTGCTCGAGCGAGGCTGTGCCGGGGGCCCCGATCCTCTGGAGGGCCGGAATCGTGACGGTCTCGCCTTCCAACACCGCGCCCAAGCTCACCGCTCCTGATCGCGGGCCGACCTTCGACGGCTACGTCCGAACCGCTCACAACGACAAAGTGCAGGGGAGGGTAGCGGCGGAGTTTGTCAGGAAAGTCCTGAAGGTCAGCAAGGCGGCGACCATCCACGACGGGAGCCCGTACGCTGAAGGGTTGGCAGGGGTGTTTGCCGAGACCTTCAAGAAACTGGGTGGTACGATTACCTCTCAGGAGGCAATTGCGCCGACGGACACGGATATGCGCCCGGTGCTGACGAAGATCGGCGCGGGCAAGCCGGCCCTGATCTACTACCCGATCTTCATCGCCGCGGGCGGCCACGTGACCCGCCAGGCCAAGGAAGTGGCCGGCGTGGGGAAGGTCAAACTGATGGGCGCGGACGGGATGTTTTCGCCGGATTTCATGAAGGCCGCCGGCGATGCGGCGGTGGGCATGTACCACTCAAGCCCCGACCTTTCCCCGGAGGCGCTGGGACCCGCATACAAAACCTTCGTTGACAAGCACCAGAAGAAGTACGGCGAGAAGCCGCTGTCTGCGTTTCACCCACACGCCTACGACGCCGCGCTGATGGTCTTTGCAGCCATCGAGAAGGTGGCCAAGAAGGACGCGGCCGGCAACACCTACATCGGGCGGAAGGCTCTGCGGGACGCCCTGTATGCGACCAAGGGCTTCAAGGGTCTGACCGGAACCTTGACCTGCGACAAGTACGGCGACTGCGCAGATCCGAAGATCGCCGTCTACCAGACGGAGTCGGCCGACCCGGCAAAGTGGGAGCCGGGAAAGAATCCGCGGAAGATCTACCCGTAG
- a CDS encoding branched-chain amino acid ABC transporter substrate-binding protein has protein sequence MRPLLLILTVLALALPANSPVESQQKRIVKIATQSPLSGGQAAVGEGLRLGAQLAIEQFKGPVEKLDFYVELVSFDDEARSDVAVANARNIIADKEILLVIGHLQGTAISASEVYREAQLAMISPAIHPTLTDRNYSNVSRVSGRDDVQGVAGAEFATSLGGKTAYVIHDRTTYGQRVAESFRDRAKKLGIAVVGFEGTEERSNFDPIITPIKAKNPDLIYFGGIHDQAAPFFKQTREKGVKSKFLGPEGMDSSALAKIAGKAVVGMYYTSVVGPVTVYPKAKEFAKAFKEKFKKDPESFSAQAYDATAIGLKGLEAAIKAAGGKLPSREAVMVAVRKVKHSGITGTIEFDEKGDPKKALYFVFRVVSDDPAKWDESKEVRRLEITAPALKR, from the coding sequence ATCCGCCCCCTGCTTCTCATCCTCACCGTTCTCGCCCTGGCGCTCCCGGCGAACTCCCCTGTCGAATCCCAGCAGAAGCGCATCGTCAAGATCGCTACCCAGAGCCCGCTCTCGGGCGGCCAGGCCGCCGTAGGCGAAGGGCTCAGGCTCGGGGCCCAACTGGCCATTGAACAGTTCAAGGGCCCTGTCGAGAAGCTCGACTTCTACGTGGAGCTGGTTTCGTTCGACGACGAGGCCAGGTCCGACGTCGCCGTTGCCAACGCCAGGAACATCATCGCTGACAAGGAAATCCTGCTCGTGATCGGCCATCTCCAGGGCACCGCCATTTCTGCCTCGGAGGTCTATCGGGAAGCCCAGCTCGCGATGATCTCCCCCGCCATCCATCCGACGCTGACTGACCGGAACTACTCCAACGTCAGCCGCGTCTCCGGCCGCGACGACGTCCAGGGCGTTGCGGGAGCAGAGTTTGCGACGAGCCTCGGGGGCAAGACCGCCTACGTGATCCACGACAGGACCACATATGGCCAGCGCGTGGCCGAGTCTTTCAGAGACCGTGCCAAGAAGCTCGGGATCGCGGTGGTCGGCTTCGAGGGGACCGAGGAGAGGTCCAACTTCGACCCGATCATCACGCCGATCAAGGCCAAGAACCCCGACCTGATCTACTTCGGCGGCATCCATGACCAGGCGGCCCCGTTCTTCAAGCAGACCCGGGAGAAGGGCGTCAAGTCCAAGTTCCTGGGCCCGGAGGGGATGGACTCCTCCGCCCTGGCCAAGATCGCCGGAAAGGCCGTGGTCGGGATGTACTACACGTCCGTCGTCGGCCCGGTCACCGTGTACCCCAAGGCCAAGGAGTTCGCCAAGGCCTTCAAGGAGAAGTTCAAGAAGGACCCCGAGTCCTTCTCCGCCCAAGCCTATGACGCCACGGCCATCGGGCTCAAGGGGCTGGAGGCAGCCATCAAGGCGGCCGGTGGCAAGCTGCCGTCCCGCGAGGCGGTCATGGTGGCCGTCCGGAAGGTCAAGCACAGCGGGATTACGGGGACGATCGAGTTCGACGAGAAGGGCGATCCGAAGAAAGCGCTCTACTTCGTCTTCCGCGTGGTCTCTGATGACCCGGCCAAGTGGGACGAGAGCAAGGAGGTGAGGCGACTGGAGATCACTGCCCCGGCGCTGAAAAGGTAA
- a CDS encoding branched-chain amino acid ABC transporter permease — translation MRQRWFQKLSLVDLLLWAFRAGVLLLVIWGTIGTLSAGTYSGETWIDLVVFGLSQGSVYALIALGYTMVYGILRMINFAHGEVFMSGAYTAYFVADALARAGHLNRNPILSLLLILAVSMVTSTAVALLLERIAYRPLRRAPRLVPLIAAIGASFFLQYAFRGLYGSGFKAYPEAEILKGKWTIAGIEILRTQAVVLVASVLMMLGLYIFVMRTKMGTAMRAVSEDMEVAALMGINVDRVIVITFGVGAAMAGAAGMLYALVFKQVHFFMGFVPGIKAFTAAVLGGIGNIPGAMLGGLFLGVVESVGPILFLDGLGIVAPYQLKDVIAFTMLVMVLIFRPSGILGERLVVKKA, via the coding sequence GTGCGGCAACGCTGGTTTCAGAAACTGTCGCTCGTCGATCTGCTGCTCTGGGCGTTTCGCGCCGGGGTACTCCTCCTGGTGATCTGGGGCACCATCGGCACCCTCTCCGCTGGGACGTACTCCGGCGAGACATGGATTGACCTCGTCGTGTTCGGCCTCTCCCAGGGCAGCGTTTACGCCCTTATCGCCCTCGGCTACACGATGGTGTACGGGATCCTGCGCATGATCAACTTCGCCCACGGCGAGGTGTTCATGAGCGGCGCCTATACGGCATACTTCGTCGCCGATGCCCTGGCAAGGGCCGGCCACCTCAACCGGAACCCCATCCTGAGCCTCCTCCTGATTCTGGCCGTCTCGATGGTCACCTCGACGGCCGTCGCGCTGCTCCTCGAACGCATCGCCTACCGGCCGCTCAGGCGCGCGCCGCGCCTCGTCCCGCTCATCGCGGCCATCGGAGCGTCGTTCTTCCTGCAGTACGCCTTCCGCGGCCTCTACGGGTCGGGGTTCAAGGCGTATCCGGAGGCCGAGATCCTCAAAGGCAAGTGGACGATCGCCGGCATCGAGATCCTGCGGACCCAGGCGGTGGTGCTGGTGGCGTCTGTGTTGATGATGCTCGGGCTCTACATCTTCGTGATGCGGACCAAGATGGGGACCGCGATGCGGGCGGTGTCTGAAGACATGGAAGTGGCCGCGCTGATGGGGATCAACGTAGACCGCGTGATTGTGATCACCTTCGGTGTCGGGGCGGCGATGGCCGGGGCCGCGGGCATGCTGTACGCGCTGGTCTTCAAGCAGGTGCACTTCTTCATGGGCTTTGTGCCCGGCATCAAGGCGTTTACAGCCGCCGTGCTGGGCGGCATCGGCAACATCCCGGGGGCCATGCTCGGCGGCCTGTTCCTGGGCGTCGTCGAATCGGTCGGCCCCATTCTGTTTCTCGACGGTCTGGGCATCGTCGCGCCATACCAGCTCAAGGATGTCATCGCCTTTACCATGCTCGTCATGGTGTTGATCTTCCGGCCTTCGGGGATCCTGGGTGAGCGGCTCGTGGTCAAGAAGGCCTAG